TTGGCGCAGCCGAAGCTGAGGCCCAGGAAAAGCTCACCCGCATTGTCGGTCAGATCCGTCAGCACCACTTCATACTGGCCACGGGCATCGCGCTGGTTGTATTCGTAAATGGGATTGCGCAGGTAAGAGGTGGCCACGAGCACGTTCGGGTCTTTGGGGGCGATCTCATCTCCGGCCAGTTGTTCACGCACAAACTGGTCGTAGGGTTTGTCATCGTTCAGGCTTTTGATGACGTAGTCGCGATAAGGCCAGGCAGCAGGGCGGAAGGCATCCTGGTTGTAGCCGTCGCTCTCAGCATAACGGGTGAGGTCTAACCAATGTTGTGCCCAGCGTTCACCGTAACGAGGGCTGGCTAGGAGTTCGTCCACTAGCTTTTCGTAAGCTTTCGGATCGGTGCTTTTCACGAAGGCTTCTGTCTGCTCCTGAGTGGGGGGCAGGCCATGAAGATTGAAGTAGAGACGACGCACCAGCTCATGGCGGTCAGCCTCCGCCGCAGGTGTCAGGCCTAACTCCTGATGCTTTTTGGCAATGAAGCGATCCACATCATTGCGAATCCACGGGCTCTGGATGTCCGGCGGTGTAGGTTTGGTCAGTGGCTGAAAGGCCCAATATTGCCGATCTTCATCGGTGAAGCCGTTTTCATCTACGCTGACGCGTGCGGCTTCTGCTTCCGGCCAGGGAGCGCCCATCTTCACCCACTTCTCCAAGATGGCGATTTCCTTGGCAGGAAGTTTTTCCTTCGGAGGCATCTCAAACTCCGGCTCCTGATAGCGTACCGCTTCGATGATCAGCGACTTGTCAGGATCTCCCGCGACAAGGGCCGGGCCAGAATCTCCGCCCGCCTTGATGAAGCCAATGTTATCCAACCGTAGGCTGCCCTTCTGCTTCTTCTCGCCATGGCATTCATAGCAGCGGTTCACCAGCACGGGGCGCACCTCTTTCTCAAAGAACTGCATGGCGGCGCGTTGGGCGTCGTCGGCAGCGGAGGCGAGCGTCGTCGTAAGACAGGCGATCAGGAGCGTGGTTGGCTTCGTCATGGTCAGGAAAATTTATTTGAGGCGCAGCAATGGGGCGCGGGCCGTGGGGTGCTCCTTGGCAGCAAAGGCATGAGCGAGGCCTGAGGGATCGGTTTCGCCTGTCTCACGGACGATCACAAAACTTACGAATCCGTTCGTATCCTCACGAATGAATTTTGCGAGTTCATCGCCACGCACCGTGAGCGGGCCGCCGGAGCCGCCACGGGGGATCCAAAACTCTGCCAGCTTGCGCAGCTTGTCAGCATCGGGTCCGGCATCGTTGCAGCCGGGCATGGTGGCCCAGGTCATCTGCTTTTCCTCCCAGGCATCCAGTTTTTCATCAGTCACGCCATAAAGGGCGAAGCGGGATTCATCTGGAATCAAAGCCGAGAAGCCGAAGCCGCTGGGTTCAGGATCTAGGACGATCTGTGCTTCCTGAACGCTCTCAGTGGGGATCTGAGACAAGTCAAAGGTGATGACTGCGCGGCGCTCATTCTTAATCCCCGGGGCGAGGTCCGTGTGTTTGACGATGATGAGTGGGTGGGTACCCATGGGAGCGCCATTGTCACCCCGGCGTGCATAACCATCTTTGCCTCGACCAAAGGAAGTGGGGATGGCTGTCCAGCCGCCTGCTTCCTGGACGGCTTCACCGCGGGTAGGCTCTTGGCCTAACAAAGTATTGCCAGAGCCCACATGCAGGCCTTTGCCTTCCGTGAGGCGCTTGATCTTGCCATCTTTAAGACCGCCGATTTCGACTTCGCCCTCAAAGACGCGCACCTGGGAATTACCTGCGGAGCCTGCGGTCACTCCAAACTTGGTACCCAGATCCACTACCTGAATATCCGGCGTATCAATGGTGAAACCATGAGCGGGTTCTGGCACTTCCGCTGTAAGGGTGCCTTCGATGAGGCGACAATGCATGGCGGTGAGGATTTCCAACGTCGTTGGGGCCTCCATCGTCACCGTCGCACCGCTTTTAAATTTCAGCGTCGCTATGCCTTCCACGAGGGCCAACTTGCCTGTGCCTAATTGTGAATCCAGCGCCGTGGGAAGATCGGACCCAGCCCAGCGGCAATTTTCAGCCCGAATGAGTGTGGCGACCTGGGGAAGGGGAGAAACGCCTTTGCCTGGCATGAAAAAACTGGCCGCTAAGGTCACGCAGGCCGCTGCGGCTGCAGACCAGAGGGCGATGGGCCAACGACGCAAAGGCTTTGCTGGAGCCTGGATTGGAGAAGCTTCCTCGGTTATGTCTAAGAGGCCAACAAGGGACTCGCTCTGCGCCCGTAGGGTGGAGTGCAGCCAGACCTGCTCCACATAGACAGCACGCAGGTCCGCATCGCGGATCACGTCGGCCTTTAGAGCGTCATGCTCCTCCGTTGAAAGGAGGCCTTCCAGCGCCCGCTGGATGCGGTCCAGAGATGAATCGGAGGTTTTCATGGAGCGGGGGCGATTTGGCGGTTTACACATTCGCTCAGCACCTGGCGAATGCGGCTCAGCAGGCGATAGACGGCTTCCACCGTGCGCTCGCTTTTGACGGCGATTTCTTCGATGCCGCAGTCTTCATAGTAGCGCCAGACGACGATTTTTCGATGTGCCTCGGGTAGCTTGCGCAGGCATAGATTGAGCGCTTCGGCCTTGAGATCCAAGGCGTCCGCGCGTTGATCAAGTTCCGCTGCTACAGCCTCGATGAAAGTTTCATCGAGCGATGAAGAGACAGAGCGTTTTTTTTCGGAGCGACGATAGTTTAAAATCTGGTGAGTGGCGATTTTCCGTGCCCAGGCGCGGAAGTTGGAATCCGGTTCAAATTTAGCAAATTGCTTCCACAGGGTCACCTTCACTTCCTGGAGGATGTCATCCGCATCTGCTGCACTGGCCACCAGGCTGTAAACATACGCTGCCAGCCAGCGGTCATGCTGGGTCAGCAGCCGGAGATAGGTCTCCGTCTGATCGGCTGGATCTGGGGGCAAGGCGGCCATACGGGAGTGGTAGGTCTAGGTGGGCCACGGATTGGACACCGATTTGCAAAAATATTTGTCGAGGCTGCTTTCCCCGCTGAAATCCTGGTGAAATCTCAAGATTTAGGCAGCGCTGCCAGCAGTGCCTCAGCGATGGCCTTCATGCCTTTGTCCCCAGGATGATTGGCTACGCCTGAGTTTTTGTAGGGACGTTCGGCGCGGCCATAGTTTGACTCATCCTTGCCGAGTGCACTGATGTTGACAAAGATGCCGCCCACGGTCTCGCAGCATTCTTGGAGAATCTGATCTTTCACCGTGTTGGCCCAAAAGGAACTGCGCACCAAGATGGTAGGCTTGTGTGTCCCCTGAAGTTTTTGCAGGAGCTTGAGGGTTTCTGTTTTGAAGGCTGCCTTGGCTTCGTCGGTCTTCAGCGCTGGGACGTTTTCACCAATCGCGAGGATGATGAGATCCGCTTTGAAGGCGAAGGCCTCCGCGAGTTTTCCATCAAGATCGTAGCCGACATGGGACCTCTCAAAGTCCGCGATGTTTTTCACCAACATCTCAGGGGCAGAGCCCTGTCTTTGACGAAGACCCACGATCACCTGGTGTACATAGTCATTGGCCTCAGACGTGGCGGCCATGCCCCAATTGCCAGTCCAATCAATGTCGGCTTTAGGGCCATGCTTGGTGATGCTGTTGCCCAGAAAAAGAACTTTGGTATAGCTGCTGCCAGCTTTGCCTTCCTGGGCTTTCATCGTTGGCGGCGAATAGAAATTCAGTCCGGAAAGCAGGCTGAAGAAGGGAAGAATGAGTCGGGTGCGGAAAGTCATAAGACGGGAGTCATACGAGTCCGGCCCATGGCTTTGATCATGCATCACCCGGCGAAACGAAACGAGGTCATTCGACAACCGCAGTTTTGAAATCTGCGATGAGCCCGGAGGATCTGGTCGTAAATGATCCAGGCTGATTTGTTTGCCACTTCCTTTTAAAAAAGAGGTGGCTCAGGACGGAATCGAACCGCCGACACGGGGATTTTCAATCCCCTGCTCTACCGACTGAGCTACTGAGCCATTCCCGCTGTTTTGGCGGGCCGCGATAGTGGCAAAGGCTGAGGGCACATGCAACGGGTTTT
This is a stretch of genomic DNA from Prosthecobacter dejongeii. It encodes these proteins:
- a CDS encoding FecR domain-containing protein, coding for MKTSDSSLDRIQRALEGLLSTEEHDALKADVIRDADLRAVYVEQVWLHSTLRAQSESLVGLLDITEEASPIQAPAKPLRRWPIALWSAAAAACVTLAASFFMPGKGVSPLPQVATLIRAENCRWAGSDLPTALDSQLGTGKLALVEGIATLKFKSGATVTMEAPTTLEILTAMHCRLIEGTLTAEVPEPAHGFTIDTPDIQVVDLGTKFGVTAGSAGNSQVRVFEGEVEIGGLKDGKIKRLTEGKGLHVGSGNTLLGQEPTRGEAVQEAGGWTAIPTSFGRGKDGYARRGDNGAPMGTHPLIIVKHTDLAPGIKNERRAVITFDLSQIPTESVQEAQIVLDPEPSGFGFSALIPDESRFALYGVTDEKLDAWEEKQMTWATMPGCNDAGPDADKLRKLAEFWIPRGGSGGPLTVRGDELAKFIREDTNGFVSFVIVRETGETDPSGLAHAFAAKEHPTARAPLLRLK
- a CDS encoding sigma-70 family RNA polymerase sigma factor translates to MAALPPDPADQTETYLRLLTQHDRWLAAYVYSLVASAADADDILQEVKVTLWKQFAKFEPDSNFRAWARKIATHQILNYRRSEKKRSVSSSLDETFIEAVAAELDQRADALDLKAEALNLCLRKLPEAHRKIVVWRYYEDCGIEEIAVKSERTVEAVYRLLSRIRQVLSECVNRQIAPAP
- a CDS encoding SGNH/GDSL hydrolase family protein produces the protein MTFRTRLILPFFSLLSGLNFYSPPTMKAQEGKAGSSYTKVLFLGNSITKHGPKADIDWTGNWGMAATSEANDYVHQVIVGLRQRQGSAPEMLVKNIADFERSHVGYDLDGKLAEAFAFKADLIILAIGENVPALKTDEAKAAFKTETLKLLQKLQGTHKPTILVRSSFWANTVKDQILQECCETVGGIFVNISALGKDESNYGRAERPYKNSGVANHPGDKGMKAIAEALLAALPKS